One window from the genome of Anguilla rostrata isolate EN2019 chromosome 5, ASM1855537v3, whole genome shotgun sequence encodes:
- the lias gene encoding lipoyl synthase, mitochondrial has product MASIMQRGGVVGRFSCARLCLQSRGLELPQVCANGLTTAAKSPSVLKERKKELREHGLDLQDFISGELSEKSRWEEYRGNLKRQKGERLRLPPWLKTEIPIGKNYNKLKSTLRDLNLHTVCEEARCPNIGECWGGGEYATATATIMLMGDTCTRGCRFCSVKTARKPPPLDPNEPENTAKAIAAWGLDYVVLTSVDRDDIVDGGAEHFAETVSKLKERSPDILVECLTPDFRGDLAAVEKIALSGLDVYAHNVETVRQLQRHVRDPRANFDQSLSVLRHAKAVKPSVLTKTSIMLGLGETDEQVHSTMKELRESGVDCLTLGQYMQPTKRHLKVDEYVTPEKFAHWEKTGKEMGFVYTASGPLVRSSYKAGEFFLKNLIEKRRTAAE; this is encoded by the exons ATGGCGTCGATCATGCAGAGAGGTGGTGTTGTAGGTCGTTTCTCTTGTGCTCGACTGTGTTTACAATCCCGGGGACTAGAGCTGCCGCAA GTTTGTGCTAATGGTTTGACAACTGCTGCAAAATCACCGTCTGTgctgaaggagagaaagaaggaactGAGGGAGCACGGACTGGACTTGCAAGACTTTATTTCTGGGGAGCTGTCTGAGAAGAGTCGGTGGGAAGAATACCGGGGAAACCTAAAGCGACAGAAGGGGGAGAG GCTGAGGCTGCCCCCATGGCTGAAGACAGAGATCCCGATCGGGAAGAACTACAACAAGCTGAAGAGCACCCTGCGGGACCTAAACCTGCACACT gtgtgtgaggAAGCCCGATGTCCCAACATTGGGgagtgttggggagggggggaatatgccacagccacagccaccaTCATG CTGATGGGGGACACGTGCACTAGAGGGTGCCGGTTCTGCTCGGTGAAGACGGCTCGAAAGCCACCCCCTCTGGATCCCAACGAGCCCGAAAACACGGCCAAGGCCATCGCGGCGTGGGGCCTGGACTACGTGGTGCTGACGTCCGTGGACAGAGACG ACATCGTTGATGGAGGAGCTGAGCACTTTGCCGAAACTGTGTCCAAACTAAAGGAGAG GAGCCCCGATATCCTGGTAGAGTGCTTGACCCCAGACTTCAGGGGCGACCTGGCGGCGGTGGAGAAGATTGCGCTCTCTGGGCTGGACGTGTACGCCCACAACGTGGAGACAGTGCGGCAGCTGCAGAG GCACGTACGTGACCCACGGGCCAACTTTGACCAATCGCTGAGCGTTTTGCGCCACGCCAAGGCCGTGAAGCCCTCGGTCCTGACCAAGACCTCCATCATGCTGGGGCTCGGAGAGACCGACGAGCAGGTCCACTCCACCATGAAAG AGCTCCGGGAGTCCGGGGTGGACTGTTTGACTCTGGGACAGTACATGCAGCCCACCAAACGACACCTCAAG GTGGACGAGTATGTGACCCCTGAGAAGTTTGCGCACTGGGAGAAGACGGGGAAGGAGATGGGCTTCGTCTACACGGCCAGCGGCCCTCTCGTGCGTTCGTCTTACAAAGCAG GTGAATTCTTCTTGAAGAATCTCATTGAGAAGCGGAGGACTGCAGCCGAATGA